Sequence from the Gracilinanus agilis isolate LMUSP501 chromosome 6, AgileGrace, whole genome shotgun sequence genome:
AGCCCAAtgtccagcacatagtagatgtttactGAATTCTTGCCGATTGAAACtggatgcacacacacacacacacacatatccagcTTTGAGAGGTGAATTCTATTCAGATTTATGCTGAGACTCAATATTTGCTCATGGCTCCCAAGATCTTGGTTCTTCCTAACAGATTACTTACCATGGTTTCGAGGAGCCCAATGGCCTCAAAGGTATACCCCACAGAATCGCCAGTCATTTCCTTCAGTACTTCACTGATGGGCTTTGTATAGTCCTTAGGGCTGATGCATTCAGTGGCTCCTACAGCCTTGgctttctcaaatttatttttgttaaggtCAACTCCAATGATCCGGGAGGCACCAGCAACTTTACAGCCTATAATAACTGAGAGGCCGACTCCTCCCAGCCCAAAGACAGCACAAGTAGATCCAGGGGTGACCTATGGTGATGAAACAATATAGTAATTGATAGCTACTagtaataactataataacttAGTAATTaatgattatataaataaaactgagATTGTAATAAATGTGGAATCTCGGGAAATATGAAATCTAGGGCACAACAGGCCCATTGCAGTCACTGGTCAActgatattataataatgattattgataataatagcacttataatTCAAGGTTTTTAAAGAGCTTTACCAACATTATGTCACATTGACCATCACAAGAAACTCAGCAGGTATgtaatgtccccattttacaacaaagaaacaaaggcaGATAGAGGTAAGAGACTGGTCTGAtattacacagctagcaagtatccgaggcaggatttgaattcagctctttaTGACCCCAAATCAGGCACTGTGGAACCTAGGTAACTGATAACTGTGATATAATGAAGAGGATAGGAGTTTAGAAATCAGAGACAGATAAACTTTCTTATTAAAGAAATACATATGGAAATTTGACCACATAGACCTTGAAACCATTCTATGTTTTCCTAGTGCTCTTACATCCCAAtgaagtgggtaaataaacactgGGGAGATaatagagggagaaggggaatgaTGGAGGAATGCTGGGGTGAGTTCGTTAATTTTATCTTATAAATTCGCCTATAACATCTACCCAAAATTTATTGGCTTGGTAAATATTTCCTCTCTACTTATATGTGCACAGGTAATATCCCTTAATAGAAGGTAAGCTTCAGGGCAGTAGtggtttcatttcttctctttatatCCAGAGGGCAAagttctgacttagaatcaacaccaggtattggttccaacacaaaGGGTAATAAGGGgaagacaattgggattaaggggcttgctcaggatcacacagcttggaagtgtctgatgaaattctaattattgttattttttataaaactcttaccttctgtcttagaatcaataccagatGGTGGTTCCctggcagaagagcagcaagggttaggcaaatgggattaagtgactttcccagggtcacacagctaggaagtgtctgaggccatacttgaacGCAGGACTTCTGATTTCTAgatctggatctctatccactgagccacccagatgctctGTAGCTTGTGTTTGGAAACTTCTAGATCTGTTCCAATCTTTAGTATGCCAAGAAAAGCATCTTTCATAAGAACAGAACCATTCATATACTCACCTTGGCAGTCTTCATTGCAGCCCCATAACCAGTGGAGAATCCACAGCCAATCAAACAAGTCTTCTCTAGTGGAGCATTGGCATCGATTTTGGTAACTGCAATTTCTTCCACCACTGTGTACTCAGTGAAGGTACTGGTGCTGGAGAAGTGATGGACCGGCTTCCCTTTGCAGGTAAATCTGCTTGTGCCATCAGACAATACTCCCTTACCTGTAATACTATTCAACACAAAAAACAGAGATAAATAAATTCAGCTCTAATGTTAATTttcaaagtaattaattaattgattaaattttatttttaattagctaATAATTAAATTATGTAATGTAATAAATGTGTATGTAATgtattataatatgtaatttaataaaattaacaaaaataaaacatttaatatgaAATCTCAGGAAAGATGCAAATACTTACTCAGTCTTCACACAGAAATTGCCATTGGGGTTTATGCAAGAAGAGCACTTTCCACACTGTGGGAGACAGAGTGGGATAACCTTGTCTCCTAGAAGACAAAGGATCATGATGTAAAATATTGCTCAGAAGCAAGTCTTAACACAGCCAGATCAAAAAATATTGAATACTTTTGTTAGATGTGTGTATATTGAAGGGGGCTGTAGAAAGAAGTCCAACATATGGGCTCTGTTTATAGGGATGTGCCTCATGGGGAGTCCAAGATGCAAATGTGTGAGTTGAAAGAGTAGCCTCAAGGACAGAGAGACTGAAGCATACCAGAATGACTATGATGTAGAAACAAATGGCATCAATAAAcctaatttttataaagaaaatctcTGTTGCTAGCAAAAAGgtgatttatttgctttttcttctaatttaagaTTTGGGTCCTGCACAATATTTCCATACCTCAAAGAATTCCTGATGCTTTTGAGAATGTctggacccttttggcagtctggtgtaTGAAATTCTCAGACCCCTTcttaaaaaagcatttgaaaattgatgcaataaaaatacatttaagcagggagaccaaaaacagagaaagaaaactacagaccaatctccctaatgaacatagatgcaaaaatctttactagcaaagagactccagcaagtaattaagaaaatcattcaccacgatcaggtgggatttataccaggaatgcaaggttggttcaacattaggaaaaccatccacataattgaccatatcaacagactaacaaacaaaaatcacatgattatctcaatagacgctgaaaaagcctttgacaaaatacagcatccattcctattgaaaacactgaaaagtataggaatagaaggacctttcctaaaaataataaacagtatatacctaaaaccatcaacaaacatcatatgcaatggggataaattagaagccttcccaataagatcaggagtgaaacaaggatgcccattgtcacctctattatttaacattgtactagaaacactagcagtagcaattagagaagaaaaagaaattgaaggtatcaaaNNNNNNNNNNNNNNNNNNNNNNNNNNNNNNNNNNNNNNNNNNNNNNNNNNNNNNNNNNNNNNNNNNNNNNNNNNNNNNNNNNNNNNNNNNNNNNNNNNNNNNNNNNNNNNNNNNNNNNNNNNNNNNNNNNNNNNNNNNNNNNNNNNNNNNNNNNNNNNNNNNNNNNNNNNNNNNNNNNNNNNNNNNNNNNNNNNNNNNNNNNNNNNNNNNNNNNNNNNNNNNNNNNNNNNNNNNNNNNNNNNNNNNNNNNNNNNNNNNNNNNNNNNNNNNNNNNNNNNNNNNNNNNNNNNNNNNNNNNNNNNNNNNNNNNNNNNNNNNNNNNNNNNNNNNNNNNNNNNNNNNNNNNNNNNNNNNNNNNNNNNNNNNNNNNNNNNNNNNNNNNNNNNNNNNNNNNNNNNNNNNNNNNNNNNNNNNNNNNNNNNNNNNNNNNNNNNNNNNNNNNNNNNNNNNNNNNNNNNNNNNNNNNNNNNNNNNNNNNNNNNNNNNNNNNNNNNNNNNNNNNNNNNNNNNNNNNNNNNNNNNNNNNNNNNNNNNNNNNNNNNNNNNNNNNNNNNNNNNNNNNNNNNNNNNNNNNNNNNNNNNNNNNNNNNNNNNNNNNNNNNNNNNNNNNNNNNNNNNNNNNNNNNNNNNNNNNNNNNNNNNNNNNNNNNNNNNNNNNNNNNNNNNNNNNNNNNNNNNNNNNNNNNNNNNNNNNNNNNNNNNNNNNNNNNNNNNNNNNNNNNNNNNNNNNNNNNNNNNNNNNNNNNNNNNNNNNNNNNNNNNNNNNNNNNNNNNNNNNNNNNNNNNNNNNNNNNNNNNNNNNNNNNNNNNNNNNNNNNNNNNNNNNNNNNNNNNNNNNNNNNNNNNNNNNNNNNNNNNNNNNNNNNNNNNNNNNNNNNNNNNNNNNNNNNNNNNNNNNNNNNNNNNNNNNNNNNNNNNNNNNNNNNNNNNNNNNNNNNNNNNNNNNNNNNNNNNNNNNNNNNNNNNNNNNNNNNNNNNNNNNNNNNNNNNNNNNNNNNNNNNNNNNNNNNNNNNNNNNNNNNNNNNNNNNNNNNNNNNNNNNNNNNNNNNNNNNNNNNNNNNNNNNNNNNNNNNNNNNNNNNNNNNNNNNNNNNNNNNNNNNNNNNNNNNNNNNNNNNNNNNNNNNNNNNNNNNNNNNNNNNNNNNNNNNNNNNNNNNNNNNNNNNNNNNNNNNNNNNNNNNNNNNNNNNNNNNNNNNNNNNNNNNNNNNNNNNNNNNNNNNNNNNNNNNNNNNNNNNNNNNNNNNNNNNNNNNNNNNNNNNNNNNNNNNNNNNNNNNNNNNNNNNNNNNNNNNNNNNNNNNNNNNNNNNNNNNNNNNNNNNNNNNNNNNNNNNNNNNNNNNNNNNNNNNNNNNNNNNNNNNNNNNNNNNNNNNNNNNNNNNNNNNNNNNNNNNNNNNNNNNNNNNNNNNNNNNNNNNNNNNNNNNNNNNNNNNNNNNNNNNNNNNNNNNNNNNNNNNNNNNNNNNNNNNNNNNNNNNNNNNNNNNNNNNNNNNNNNNNNNNNNNNNNNNNNNNNNNNNNNNNNNNNNNNNNNNNNNNNNNNNNNNNNNNNNNNNNNNNNNNNNNNNNNNNNNNNNNNNNNNNNNNNNNNNNNNNNNNNNNNNNNNNNNNNNNNNNNNNNNNNNNNNNNNNNNNNNNNNNNNNNNNNNNNNNNNNNNNNNNNNNNNNNNNNNNNNNNNNNNNNNNNNNNNNNNNNNNNNNNNNNNNNNNNNNNNNNNNNNNNNNNNNNNNNNNNNNNNNNNNNNNNNNNNNNNNNNNNNNNNNNNNNNNNNNNNNNNNNNNNNNNNNNNNNNNNNNNNNNNNNNNNNNNNNNNNNNNNNNNNNNNNNNNNNNNNNNNNNNNNNNNNNNNNNNNNNNNNNNNNNNNNNNNNNNNNNNNNNNNNNNNNNNNNNNNNNNNNNNNNNNNNNNNNNNNNNNNNNNNNNNNNNNNNNNNNNNNNNNNNNNNNNNNNNNNNNNNNNNNNNNNNNNNNNNNNNNNNNNNNNNNNNNNNNNNNNNNNNNNNNNNNNNNNNNNNNNNNNNNNNNNNNNNNNNNNNNNNNNNNNNNNNNNNNNNNNNNNNNNNNNNNNNNNNNNNNNNNNNNNNNNNNNNNNNNNNNNNNNNNNNNNNNNNNNNNNNNNNNNNNNNNNNNNNNNNNNNNNNNNNNNNNNNNNNNNNNNNNNNNNNNNNNNNNNNNNNNNNNNNNNNNNNNNNNNNNNNNNNNNNNNNNNNNNNNNNNNNNNNNNNNNNNNNNNNNNNNNNNNNNNNNNNNNNNNNNNNNNNNNNNNNNNNNNNNNNNNNN
This genomic interval carries:
- the LOC123251705 gene encoding all-trans-retinol dehydrogenase [NAD(+)] ADH7-like, with product MILCLLGDKVIPLCLPQCGKCSSCINPNGNFCVKTDITGKGVLSDGTSRFTCKGKPVHHFSSTSTFTEYTVVEEIAVTKIDANAPLEKTCLIGCGFSTGYGAAMKTAKVTPGSTCAVFGLGGVGLSVIIGCKVAGASRIIGVDLNKNKFEKAKAVGATECISPKDYTKPISEVLKEMTGDSVGYTFEAIGLLETMTDALASCHMSYGTSVIVGLPPSVTMCTFDPMLLFTGRTWKGSTFGGWKSKDDLPKIVTDFLAKKFDFDELITHVLPFYEIEEGFNLLYKGESIRAVLVM